CCGAACTGCTCCTCGAGCACGAGTTCTTGGTGGGCATCGATGTCGGCGATGAGCGTCGCCGGGTAGAAGTTGCCGACGGCCTCACGGTCTGGGTTCCCGCCGAGCACAACCCGCGCGCCCGAGGCCTTCGCCGATTCGACGAGCCTGTCGACGATGTCGAACTGCGCACGGTTCTGTAGCGGCCCGAGCACGTTCTGTTCGTCGAGTCCCACACCCATTGGCACAGCCGCGGCCACCGCCGCAAGCTCCTCGACGACAGCGTCGTACACCGAGTCGTGCACGTACAGGCGCTTGAGCGCGGCACATGTCTGGCCAGTGTTGATGAACGCGCCCCAGAATAGATCCTCAGCGATCGCCTTCGGATCTACGTCGGGCAACACGATCCCCGCGTCGTTTCCGCCGAGCTCGAGCGTGAGCCGCGTCACGTTCGGGGCCGAGGCTTCGATGATGCGCTTGCCGACCGGGGTGGACCCAGTGAACATGATCTTGCCAATCTTCGGGCTGCGCGTGAGCGCGTCGCCGACGGTGCGGCCCGGGCCCGGCACGATGTTCAGTACGCCTTTCGGGAGCACTGTGTTCATCACGTGCACGAGCGCGAGCACGGAGAGGGTCGTTGTCTCCGCTGGCTTCAGCACGACAGTGTTGCCCATGCGCAGCGATGGGGCGATCTGCCAGATCGAGATCATCATCGGCCAGTTCCATGGCGAGATCGCGCCGACGACGCCGATCGGGCGGTAGTGCAGTTCGGCGTAGCCCGACTCGTCATCCACGACAACCTCGACGGGGAGCGGGGTGTCGGCTGCGGCCCGCGTCCACGCGACGCAGCCGCCGACCTCGAACCTCGCGTTCGGGCCGTTCAGCGGCTTGCCCTGCTCACGCGAGAGCAACTCGGCGAGCGGCTCAGCGTGGGCTTCGATTGCGTCGGCCGCGCGGTTCAGCATCTCGCTCCGCGCCTCGTGGCCGAGCGTTGCCCATTCTCGTTGGGCCTTCTCTGCCGTGTCAATCGCCGCTTCGAGCGCTGCGACGTCGCTCACCGGCGCCTGCCCGATGACCGCGTCGGTCGCTGGATCGCGAACCTCGCGGCTGTCGCCGCTGTTCGCGGTCACGGCGGCGAGTAGCTCTTCGTAGCTCAACATGTGGGTTCTCCATCTGTGAAGGGGTGAGTAAAAGTCGACGTTGGAGCGTGGTGGTACGCCGCTACGCGCGCGGCCGTCCGCACGCACAGGCCGCGCCGCCGCAACGGCATGACCCGCCTGCGCAGCAGCCGCATCCACCGCCAGCGCAGCACCCGCCTGCGGCCCCGGCGCTGGGCCCGGAGTCGCCCGCGCAGGAGGCGCCGGCGCGAGCGTCTTCCGGGAGGTTCATCGCTGGGTTTTGGTCGAGGAACCCGTGCGGCTTGAACCAGAAGCCCGAGTAGTCAACCGGCATGATCGGCCAGTCTTCGGTGCGGGGAATGTGCGTCGGCCCGAACGAGTGCCAGAGCACGATGTCTTCGCCGTCGAGCGATCTGTCTGCCGCTGTCCACGCGGGAAGCCCGGCGCCCGGCTCGTGCGCGTTGGGGTAGAAGCCTGCAGGGTAAAGCTCTTCGGCGTCGTACTGCGTGCCCCACAGGTGCTTCGTCGCGAACGCCGCGCGCCCGTGCACGGTCGCCTCTGGCTGCGCCGCGAGCAGCATCTTTCCCTCGGGGATCAGCCAGTACGCGGTCGGCTTACCAACGTAGTTTGTGCGGTGAGCGGAGCGCACCTCCCATACCCGCGATGACAGCCCGTTAGCGATCCGCTGCGCCTCAAGCTCGCTCGTGAGCTGCGTGTTCGTCCAGGTGAACGCGTTGCCATATGGATTCTCGGGGCCCGTCGGAATCCCTGCCGCCTCGATCTCGTGCAGCGTGTTGTCCTCGCCGTCGATTGCGACATCGAGTCGCGCGCAGAAAATGTGCTGGTGCACGGGCGTGAAGATGCCTGGCGCGATCTCGGGACCGTGCGGATTCTCGCTGCCAGGGATCCCGGCGCCGGCGAACACGATGCCTGTGGCCTTCGCTTCCATCTGGATCGAGCCGTCGAGGTAGAAGTACCAGAAGAACCCGTAGTCGTAGTTGCCGATTGTGGTGAAGTAACTCACGACGAGCCTGCGGCTGCGCCGTGTTTCGGCGTTGCCCGCGAGGTCTGTGTGCTTCCAGAGGATGCCGTAGTCCTCTTCGTGCATGCAGACGGCCTGCGGTATGACGACTGGGTTGCCGTGGTCGTCTGGGACGAACGCGTCGAAGTAGTGGATGACGCCGAGGCAGTCGCATCCGAGCGCGAGCGAGTTCGCGTTCTTGCCGAGCAGGTATTCACCCGCGTCGAAGTAGCTGATCCAGTGCCGGCTCACCGACGTGTCGCCGTACGGCACGACCATCTCGGGCACGCTTGCGCGGGTCGCGACCGAGCGATCCTCATCGCCGTCTCGCCACGTGAGCTGGTTGAGCACGAGGCCTTCCTGCTGGTTGAAACCGACGCGGAACTTCCAGTTCTCCCACTGCACCAGGCTGCCGTCGACGGAGAACGACGGGCCCTCGGGCTGGGTGATCTCGATCGGCTTGAGAGAGGTGCGCACCGGGCCCTGCACGTCGAGCGTGTAGTTGCCGTGCTGCTCGGGGACGGGCACGTCGCCCTCGTCGTCGAGCCTGAAAACTCGCCGCTCGGTGAGGTCAACGTGCGCGACGAGGCCCTCGATCGGGTGCGCCCACGGGCTGTCGTTCTCGGAGAACCGCAGGTAGGTATGCGAGCGGACGATTCGCTTGCCGACCTCGTCCTCGCGGCCGAAGAAGCCTGGGGCGAGCGGCGAGCAGAACGCGAGCTCAATGTGCTCCTCGAGCCCTCGGCGGCGCATCGCAGCCTGCCATTCGGGGGAGGCTTTCACGATGTCGGCCGCGTCATCGTATTCCTCGAAGAGGTACTGCGGCTGCCCGTAGGGTGCCTCGCCGTTCGGAATCACGGTGAGCGAGTCGACCTCGCCGCGAGTCACCGAAACGATCGCCTCCGACGCGACCCCCGTCGAGCGTTCGAGGAGCGTTACCCTGATCCTGCGATCCATCGGGTCGCCCGTGCGCCACGAGGCGAGTGCGTCTTTCGCGGGATCTACGGGGAGCATCCTGGGCACCCGTGTGTGCTCGGAGAAGTGGCCGGCATCGACGAGGATCGCGCGCGCCGCGGCGATCTCGTCGCCGGTGAGCGGGTCGAGCGGGTGCCGCACCTCGGTGGGCGTCGTGATCCGCTTGCCGTGCGTGTGCGTGACATCGGGGGCATGAATGCCTGGAACGTGCGTCATTGAAACCGTCCTTGTCGCCGTTGAGGGAGTGAACTCACCTCAGTATCGCAACGGGCCGCTTCGTTGGCTTGGACGTGGGCGCAGCCACGTTGACGGGCGGTGATCGAAGTCACGCCCAAGGCTAGACGCCGCGAAACTCCCGCGGCGAGACTCCGTGGGCCGCCTTGAATACCCGGCTGAAGTGCGCGGCGTCGCTGAACCCCCACCTCGTCGCAATGGCTGCGACGGTGCGATCGGACAGTGCCGGATCGCGGAGGTCTGCGCGGGAACGCTCGAGCCTGCGTTCCCTGATCCAGCTCGAAACCGTCGTGTCTGCACTGCGAAACAAGACGTGGAGGTGGCGTTTTGAGATGTAGTGCGCGGCTGCGATCGACCCGGGCGATAGCTCGGGGGAGCCGAGGTTGTCGTCGATGTAGCCGCAGATGCGCTGCAGCAGCAGCTGGTGCGGGTCGCGCTGCTCTGGCGAGGCGGCAAGCACGTCGGCGAAGAGCGTGCCGAGCAAGTCGAGGCTCGTGTGCGCGAGTTTCGCCCTCACGCCCTCGGCGAGCGGGGTGAGCCTGGCGGGGAACTGCGACAGGTACGTCGAGACAATCGGCACGAGCCCAGGGTGCTCTTCGGCGAGCGGCGCCGCAATGAGCTGGTCGGTGAGCGATGCGGGCAGCTCGAGACGGTCTTTCGGGAACATGACGATCAGTGTTTTAAACTCGTCGGCGAACTCGAGCGTGTACGGGCGAGAGGTGTCGTAGATTGCGAGGTCACCCGGCCCGATGACGAGCTCCCGGCCATCCTGCACCAGGTGACCGGAGCCCGACAGCATGAGACTCACCTTGTAGAAACCGGAGCCACCGTCAGCGATACTCGCCGCGGTGCGTTCGACGATGTGCGGGAGCGCAGCGATCTCGGTGAACGCAATGCCGTCGGTGTCGAGCGATTCCATGCTCGCGCTGAATGGCGCGCCGCGGCGCTCTCGCTCCCTCGTGACCTCCAGTGGCACGAACGAACTCGAGACCATGCCCCGGAAAGCGCCGAGGCTTTCCAAGACGGTCAGCCCACTCATGGGGCACAGACTACCCCGAAAATCTCGAAAGACCAGCCTGAGGTGTCGCGGAGTGCTCGACGGCACGCCGTTTCAGCGGTCACCCGTAGACAGCGCCGGGGTTGAGGATGCCCTCGGGGTCGAGCGCGCGCTTGATGCGGCGGTTGAGCTCCATGGCGTCGGGCCCGAGGTAGTCCGCGAGCCAGGGTTGCTTCATTCTCCCGACGCCGTGTTCGCCGGTGATGGTTCCGCCGAGGCTGATTGCGAGCTCCATGATTTCGCCGAATGCGAGATCGGCGCGGGCGCACTGCGCCGGGTCGCTGGGGTCGGTCACGATGAGCGGGTGTGTGTTTCCGTCGCCAGCGTGGGCGACGACGGCGATCGGCACCTCGCGCCGGGTAGCGATCTCGCTGATGCCGGTGACCAGGTCGCCGAGCCTCGGAAGCGGCACCCCAACATCCTCAAGCAAGAGCGTGCCACGGCGCTCTACGGCAGGAATCGCAATTCGGCGTGCGATGGCGAACGCCTCGCCCTCCTCAGCATCGGATGTCGCGAAGCACTCCGACGCCCCGGCTGCGGTGCAAATTTCGTTCACGCGCTCGATGAGCGTTGCCGCGTGCTCGCCTGGCTCGTCGCACTGGACGACGAGCATAGCGGCGGCGTCGCGGTCGAGGCCCATCCTGGTCTCATCCTCGACCGCGTTCACGGTCTCCCGATCCATGAACTCAAGCATTGCTGGTCGCATCTCAGCGGTGATCCCGAGTACTGCCGAGGTCGCAGATGCGAGGGTGGGAAACGCTGCCACGAGCGTGGTGCGGGCCCCCTGCGCGGGGATGAGGCGCAGCGTCACCTCGGTGATAACGCCGAGCGTGCCCTCGCTCCCGACAAACAGCTTGGTGAGCGACAGTCCGGCAACGTCCTTGAGTCTGGGCCCGCCGAGCGTGACTGCTGTGCCGTCGGCGAGTACGACCGTCATTCCGAGCACATAGTCGGTCGTGACTCCGTACTTCACGCAGCACAGCCCTCCGGCGTTCGTCGCAACATTGCCGCCAATCGAGCAAAACTCGAACGACGAGGGATCCGGCGGGTACCAGAGCCCATGCGCCGCTGCCGCGGCCTTCACCTCAGCGTTGAGTGCGCCGGGCTCGGCGGTCGCGGTGCGCGTGGCCGTGTCGATCGTGACTGACCGCATCCGATCGAGTGAGAGCACAATGCCGCCTTCGACGGCGGAGCTTCCGCCAGACAAACCGGAGCCCGCGCCGCGTGGTACGACAGGCACGCCGGCCGCTCCGGCGATCCTGACCGCCTGCTGGACCTCCGTCGTCGTCGTCGCTCGAACGACGGCGAGCGGGACTCCGGCGTTCGGGTCCCGTGCGCGATCCCACCGGTAGGCCTCCATGGACGCTGGGTCGGTGACGAGCGATTCCGGCGGGAGCGCTGTCGCGAGGGCTGCGAGTGTGTCGGCTGCGTGCATCATTGAACTGCCTTCCATCGTCGGACTCCGGTGTCCGTACCGGAGTGGGGCCGGTTGCGACGGGATGCTAGCAGGCCGCGGTGTGTGGCCGACCCCTTTCTGCCTAGCGCGCGCCCCCGCCGAGGCGGGCGGCTGCGCTCTGCAGCGCTGCGACTACCTGCGGCACCATCTCGTCGGTGATTCGTGCGGCGGGGCCCGAGACTGAGAGCGCGGCTGGAGGGGTTGCGCCAGGCACGGCGACGGCAATGCAGCGGACACCGATCTCGCGCTCGCCGTCGTCGAGCGCGTAGCCGCGCCCACGGGTGTCTCGTAGCTCGCGGAGGATCTCGGTGACAGTCGTACGCGTTGTGGCCGTGTATTTCGGAAGTCCGGTGGCCTCGAGGATCGCACGCACCCGCGTCTCGCTCAACGTCGCAAGCATCGCCTTGCCGGCACCCGCCGCGTGTGGCAGAACCCGGCGGCCGACCTCGGTGAACATTCGCATCTGGTGCCGCGAGGGTTGCTGGGCGACGTACACGGCGTTCGTGCCGTCGAGCACGACAAGGTTTGCCGTCTCCTGCGAGAGCTCTTCGAGCTCGCGAAGCATGGGCTGCGCGCGCACCGCGAGCTCGGGCGCAGCCCGGTTGCCGAGCGCAATGAGGCCCGGCCCGAGGCCATACTCTCGCCCGGCAGTCTGGCGGGTGTAACCGAGCTCTTGCATGGTCTTCAAGAGCCGGTGGGCGGTGGGCTGAGCGAGCCCTGTGCGCTCGGCAAGTCGCTGCAGTGACATGGGCTCGGATTGCGCCGCGAGGGCCTCGAGGAGCGCGAAGGCGCGCGCAACTGACTGGACTTGGCCGGGCGGCGCCGTGTCGCGCTGCGCCGCTTCAACTTCGGGTTCTCCGATGCGTTTCTCCACGAATTCCATAATACGGAATCAACATTCCAAAACAACCCCGAAGCCCATATGGTTGGGACGGGGCAGCACTGCCCCTGACGCCGCCTACTGAGGAGAGCACCCCAATGACCCCCACCGAAACCCGCGCAGGGCTCGCTGTCGCGACACCGATCGTCGAGTTCGCAGAGGAAGCGCTCGCCGCAGACCGAGCTTCGGGAGGCGCCATCACCGATAAAGCGTTCTGGGAGGGGGCTGCTGCGATCCTCGCTGACCTCACCCCCGAGAACGAGCGGCTGCTTGCCCGCCGTGACGAGCTTCAGGCCAAACTCGACGAGTATCACACCGCGAACCCGGGCCAGCCGGAGCCTGCGCAGTACCGGGCGTTTCTCACGGAGATTGGGTACGTCGAGCCGGAGCCGGCTGTTGTTACGGTGACCACTGACCGCGTTGACCCCGAGATCGCACGGCTCGCGGGCCCGCAGCTTGTCGTGCCGCTGCTCAATGCCCGGTTCGCGCTGAACGCGGTCAACGCGCGATGGGGGTCACTCTACGACGCCCTCTACGGCACCGACGCCATCTCGCGGGAGGGCGAGCTCGCCCCGGGCAACACCTACAACGCTGCCCGCGGGGCGGCCGTCATCGCTGAGGGGCGGCGGCTCCTCGACGCGCACGTTGCTCTCGCGAACGGCTCCCATGTCGACGCGACGGGGTACTCAGTCGTTGACGGTGCGCTCATCGTCACGCTGAAGGACGGCAGCCAGAGCGGGCTCGCAGATCCCGGGGCGTTCGCCGGATACCGGGGTGACGCGGCCGCGCCCGAGCGGGTACTCCTCACCCACAACGGGCTGCACATTGACATCGTCGTCGACCGAACGGGAACAAACGGTGCGACCGACGCCGCAGGCATCGACGACATCGAGCTCGAATCTGCGCTCACCACCATCATGGACCTCGAAGACTCGGTCGCTGCTGTCGACGGCGACGACAAGGCACTTGGATACCGCAACTGGCGCGGGCTGATGGATGGCACACTCGCCGAACAGGTATCGAAGGGTGGCGAAACGTTCACCCGCACCGCAAACCCCGACCGTGAGTACACCGGCCCAAACGGTGAGGCGCTCGTGCTCCCCGGGCGGTCGCTGCTGTTCGTGCGAAACGTCGGGCACCTCATGCGCACCCCTGCGGCCCACGACGCGGCAGGCGCCGAGGTTTTCGAAGGGATCCTCGATGCGATCATGACAGCTGTCGGATCGCTCGCCGAGCTGCGCGGGTCGGCGAAGGGGCGCAACTCGCGTGCAGGCTCGATGTACATCGTGAAGCCGAAAATGCACGGCTCCGCCGAGGTTGCGTTCGCCGCGAAGCTGTTTGGCAGGGTCGAAGAGCTTCTGGGCCTGCCGGCGAACACCCTGAAAATCGGCATTATGGACGAAGAACGCCGAACCTCGGCAAACCTCGCAGCCTGCATCGCCGCCGCACGTGAGCGGGTCGTGTTCATCAACACGGGCTTCCTTGACCGCACCGGCGACGAGATCCACACGTCCATGCGGGCGGGTGCAATGTTGCCGAAGGGCGCCATCCGCGAGCAGCCCTGGCTGCCGACCTACGAGGCACGAAACGTCGCCATCGGCGTCGACTGCGGCCTCGATGGGCGGGCCCAGATCGGCAAGGGAATGTGGGCGATGCCAGACCTCATGGCGGCAATGCTCGACCAGAAGATCGGGCACGTTCGCGCCGGCGCGTCGACTGCGTGGGTGCCGTCGCCAACGGCGGCTACGCTGCACGCCCTGCACTACCACCAGCAGGACGCCTTCGTTGCGCGCCGCGGGCTACCCGCGCTCGCGGCAGACAGTCTTGAGACGCTGCTGACGATCCCGCTCGCCCCCGCTGGGGGGCTCACGCCAGAGATCGTTGCGACCGAAGTTGAGAACAACGTGCAGTCAATCCTCGGCTACGTTGTGCGCTGGATCGATCAGGGCGTCGGTTGCTCGAAGGTGCCGGACATTCACGATGTCGGGCTGATGGAGGATCGCGCGACGCTGCGAATCTCGAGCCAGCTGCTCGCGAACTGGCTGCTCCACGACGTCATCACTCCGGAGCAAGTAGACGCAGCGCTTGAGAGGTGCGCCGAGATCGTCGACAGGCAGAACGCCGCAGACGGTACGTACGAGCCCCTCGTGGGCGGCACGGGTACTGCCTACGAGGCTGCCCGCCGGCTTATTTTGGAGGGTGCGGCCCAGCCAAACGGGTACACGGAGCCGCTCCTGCACGCGCTGCGGCTGCGCAAGAAAGCTGAGCTCGCAGGCGCGTAGCTTCGAGGATTCTGACAATCTGTTCGCGGTTGCCCCGCACCCCTGGTTTTCGGGGTGCGGGGCAACCGCGTTCTGGTGGCGCTCGCTCGAAAGCGATTTTGAGCAGGCATTTTTGTGCGTGTCTCGTGGCGCGGCCTGAGCTGTGCGTGCTTGGTGGGCGCTGCGGTCGAGGCCGAATCGGGTGACTACGCATGTGGGTTAAGTGTGCTGCAGTGCGGCACACCGGCCGGGAATCATGTAGGGTGAACCTCGAGCTGTGGTGTTCAATTACCGCACACGCTGTTCATTAAACGACAAAGGAGTCTCCTGGGTATGTCCTCCCACACTGCTGCGCCCACATCGCAGCGCGAGCTGCGGCGGGTCGCCGCCGCCACCGTCATCGGCACCACCATCGAGTGGTACGACTTCTTCCTGTACGCGAGCGCAGCAGGCCTCGTGTTCGCTGAGCTGTTCTTCAAACCTGCAGGCCCGCAGTTCGCAACAATCCTGTCGTTCGCGACAGTCGGCGTCAGCTTCCTGTTCAGGCCGCTCGGGGCGTTCCTCGCCGGCCACTTCGGCGACAAGATCGGCCGCAAGGCGATGCTCGTAGTGACGCTGATCCTGATGGGCGTAGCGACGACGCTCATCGGTGTCCTGCCGACCTACGCGCAGGTCGGCATGCTCGCGCCGGTGCTGCTCATGGTGCTCCGCATCCTGCAGGGGCTCTCAACGGGCGGCGAGTGGGGTGGCGCAGTGCTCATGGCTGTCGAGCACGCTCCCGACGGCAAGCGCGGACGCATGGGTGCGTTCCCGCAGATCGGCGTTCCGATCGGCCTGCTCCTCGCCTCGGGCGTGCTCGCGCTCATGACTGGCGTGATCTCGCCGGGCAACGCATTCCTTGAGTGGGGTTGGCGCGTACCGTTCCTGCTGAGCTTCGTGCTCATCATCGTCGGAATTGTGGTTCGCCGCTCGGTCGAGGAGAGCCCGGTGTTCACCGAGATCTCCGAGCGCAAGGAACAGACCAAGGCGCCCGTGCTGCAGCTCTTCAAGCGGCACTGGCTGCTCATCATTCTCGCGGCGCTTACGTTCGCAGGCAACAACGCTGCTGGCTACATGACGACAGGCGGCTACATCCAGAACTACGCGACCACCCCCATCGCTGACGGTGGCCACGTCGGCATGGACCGCACCGATGTGCTGATCGCAGTCGCGGCAGCATCAGTCGTATGGCTCATCATGACATTCGCCGCTGGCGTGATTTCCGACAGGATCGGGCGCAAGAAGACCTACATCGCCGGCTGGATCGCCTTCCTGGCAGTCATCTTCATCCTGTTCCCGCTCGTGAACACGGGCAATGTGTGGCTCCTGTTCCTCGGCCTGTCGCTGTTCGCGATCGGCAACGGACTCACGTATGGTCAGCAGGCCGCGTACTTCACGGAGCTGTTCCCAGCCTCCATCCGATACTCGGGCGTCTCGATCACCTACGCGATCGGTGCAATTATCGGTGGTGCGTTCGCTCCGATGATCTCGACGTGGCTTGTAGCAGCGACTGGCACTGCCACCTCGGTCGCCTTCTACATCGCCGGTGTGATGGTCGTCGCCTTCGTCGCGACGCTGCTGCTCAGGGACCGAAGCGACATTCCGCTCGGCCCCGAGCACGAAGAGGTCCAGCAGCAGGGCCACTTCGTGTGGGAGCCTGCCGCCAGGTACTAGCCCCTTCGGGGCCTGGGCCTGGGCTTGGGCGCCCCGCCCGGCCGCCACTCGATAACTTCCTTGCAAGACCACCCCTATCTGACAGTAGGTTTGGGGTGGTCTTGTAAGGAAGATCCTCTCTGGCCTGGCGCCCTGCGGCTGCCATGGCGACCGGTCTGCGGCCGCCATGGCGACCGGCTTGCGGTTTCCTTGACGCCTGGCCTGCAGGTCTACGGGAGCTGCTTCAAGAACCCCCGCGTCTCCGGCTCCAGGAGGGGACTCGGCAGCCCCGGTACCGCTACTCCGTGGGCTTTGAGATGTGTAGCGAAGCGGTCACGCGTCAACACCTCCCGCACGCCCCATCGGATTCCGCGCAGGTTCGTCGTCCCTGCTATCCAGTCGTGCCTTCGCTTCTCGGCGTATAGGAGTTCCGCGGTGGAATGACCGTCGCCCGCAGCTCCAACGTATTTCGATTTGCCATCGCACTCTCCCCAGAAACCGAGTTCGGGAGCGTAGAAGTCCACGAAGTACCGGTTGCCGTTGGGTGCTGGGACGGAGACTTGCGTTTCGACGGAAATCCCGAGCTGGAGAAATCGCAGCCGGCTGATGGTTTCGAGTGGCGATTCGGCCCGGGGGTCCGCGTGCTGTGCGAGTATCCGGACTGCCCGCACACCAGGTCGTCCAGCATGGGCGCGCGATCGGGCCTGCATTCGCGCGCGCCAGCCAGCCACCTGTAGGGCATCGACCTTTCGGCCAGTGGAAGCTGTCTCGTGTAGATGCGCGTCGGCCGCGACCAGGGCGACGCTGAAGGGTTCGGCTCTGGCGAGATCAAAGAGTGTTCGTTCTGGTGAGGTGTGGTGGAACTTGTCCAAGCTGGGAACAGGAGAAGCAGACACAACATCGTCGTCGTTCAGCATTGCCAGGTGGCGATGCCTCGTTGAGGTTGTCTTCCCCGTGCCGGGCACCGTGCTCATCGTGTGAACTTGACGCGGGTCACTCGGGGTCCTGGTCAACCACGCCGACCAGACAGGCCACCCATGGATCATGCTTGCGCTGCGGTGGGAGAACACTGGGGCAGAGCGCGATGAACGTTGCGCGGCGACGATTGCGATGGCGTGCTGCAACTCGGGCAATGCGTCGCGCCAGGTCGTCTGGC
Above is a window of Leucobacter aridicollis DNA encoding:
- a CDS encoding IclR family transcriptional regulator produces the protein MEKRIGEPEVEAAQRDTAPPGQVQSVARAFALLEALAAQSEPMSLQRLAERTGLAQPTAHRLLKTMQELGYTRQTAGREYGLGPGLIALGNRAAPELAVRAQPMLRELEELSQETANLVVLDGTNAVYVAQQPSRHQMRMFTEVGRRVLPHAAGAGKAMLATLSETRVRAILEATGLPKYTATTRTTVTEILRELRDTRGRGYALDDGEREIGVRCIAVAVPGATPPAALSVSGPAARITDEMVPQVVAALQSAAARLGGGAR
- a CDS encoding aldehyde dehydrogenase family protein, whose translation is MLSYEELLAAVTANSGDSREVRDPATDAVIGQAPVSDVAALEAAIDTAEKAQREWATLGHEARSEMLNRAADAIEAHAEPLAELLSREQGKPLNGPNARFEVGGCVAWTRAAADTPLPVEVVVDDESGYAELHYRPIGVVGAISPWNWPMMISIWQIAPSLRMGNTVVLKPAETTTLSVLALVHVMNTVLPKGVLNIVPGPGRTVGDALTRSPKIGKIMFTGSTPVGKRIIEASAPNVTRLTLELGGNDAGIVLPDVDPKAIAEDLFWGAFINTGQTCAALKRLYVHDSVYDAVVEELAAVAAAVPMGVGLDEQNVLGPLQNRAQFDIVDRLVESAKASGARVVLGGNPDREAVGNFYPATLIADIDAHQELVLEEQFGPALPIIRYSDVDEAVALANELEVGLGSSVWSSDRAKALEVAARLEAGTTWINSHGGLHPMIPFGGAKQSGYGREFGVLGLKAVAEPHVISG
- a CDS encoding primary-amine oxidase codes for the protein MTHVPGIHAPDVTHTHGKRITTPTEVRHPLDPLTGDEIAAARAILVDAGHFSEHTRVPRMLPVDPAKDALASWRTGDPMDRRIRVTLLERSTGVASEAIVSVTRGEVDSLTVIPNGEAPYGQPQYLFEEYDDAADIVKASPEWQAAMRRRGLEEHIELAFCSPLAPGFFGREDEVGKRIVRSHTYLRFSENDSPWAHPIEGLVAHVDLTERRVFRLDDEGDVPVPEQHGNYTLDVQGPVRTSLKPIEITQPEGPSFSVDGSLVQWENWKFRVGFNQQEGLVLNQLTWRDGDEDRSVATRASVPEMVVPYGDTSVSRHWISYFDAGEYLLGKNANSLALGCDCLGVIHYFDAFVPDDHGNPVVIPQAVCMHEEDYGILWKHTDLAGNAETRRSRRLVVSYFTTIGNYDYGFFWYFYLDGSIQMEAKATGIVFAGAGIPGSENPHGPEIAPGIFTPVHQHIFCARLDVAIDGEDNTLHEIEAAGIPTGPENPYGNAFTWTNTQLTSELEAQRIANGLSSRVWEVRSAHRTNYVGKPTAYWLIPEGKMLLAAQPEATVHGRAAFATKHLWGTQYDAEELYPAGFYPNAHEPGAGLPAWTAADRSLDGEDIVLWHSFGPTHIPRTEDWPIMPVDYSGFWFKPHGFLDQNPAMNLPEDARAGASCAGDSGPSAGAAGGCCAGGGCGCCAGGSCRCGGAACACGRPRA
- a CDS encoding MFS transporter, coding for MSSHTAAPTSQRELRRVAAATVIGTTIEWYDFFLYASAAGLVFAELFFKPAGPQFATILSFATVGVSFLFRPLGAFLAGHFGDKIGRKAMLVVTLILMGVATTLIGVLPTYAQVGMLAPVLLMVLRILQGLSTGGEWGGAVLMAVEHAPDGKRGRMGAFPQIGVPIGLLLASGVLALMTGVISPGNAFLEWGWRVPFLLSFVLIIVGIVVRRSVEESPVFTEISERKEQTKAPVLQLFKRHWLLIILAALTFAGNNAAGYMTTGGYIQNYATTPIADGGHVGMDRTDVLIAVAAASVVWLIMTFAAGVISDRIGRKKTYIAGWIAFLAVIFILFPLVNTGNVWLLFLGLSLFAIGNGLTYGQQAAYFTELFPASIRYSGVSITYAIGAIIGGAFAPMISTWLVAATGTATSVAFYIAGVMVVAFVATLLLRDRSDIPLGPEHEEVQQQGHFVWEPAARY
- a CDS encoding helix-turn-helix domain-containing protein; the protein is MSGLTVLESLGAFRGMVSSSFVPLEVTRERERRGAPFSASMESLDTDGIAFTEIAALPHIVERTAASIADGGSGFYKVSLMLSGSGHLVQDGRELVIGPGDLAIYDTSRPYTLEFADEFKTLIVMFPKDRLELPASLTDQLIAAPLAEEHPGLVPIVSTYLSQFPARLTPLAEGVRAKLAHTSLDLLGTLFADVLAASPEQRDPHQLLLQRICGYIDDNLGSPELSPGSIAAAHYISKRHLHVLFRSADTTVSSWIRERRLERSRADLRDPALSDRTVAAIATRWGFSDAAHFSRVFKAAHGVSPREFRGV
- a CDS encoding FAD-binding oxidoreductase; the protein is MMHAADTLAALATALPPESLVTDPASMEAYRWDRARDPNAGVPLAVVRATTTTEVQQAVRIAGAAGVPVVPRGAGSGLSGGSSAVEGGIVLSLDRMRSVTIDTATRTATAEPGALNAEVKAAAAAHGLWYPPDPSSFEFCSIGGNVATNAGGLCCVKYGVTTDYVLGMTVVLADGTAVTLGGPRLKDVAGLSLTKLFVGSEGTLGVITEVTLRLIPAQGARTTLVAAFPTLASATSAVLGITAEMRPAMLEFMDRETVNAVEDETRMGLDRDAAAMLVVQCDEPGEHAATLIERVNEICTAAGASECFATSDAEEGEAFAIARRIAIPAVERRGTLLLEDVGVPLPRLGDLVTGISEIATRREVPIAVVAHAGDGNTHPLIVTDPSDPAQCARADLAFGEIMELAISLGGTITGEHGVGRMKQPWLADYLGPDAMELNRRIKRALDPEGILNPGAVYG
- a CDS encoding malate synthase G; this encodes MTPTETRAGLAVATPIVEFAEEALAADRASGGAITDKAFWEGAAAILADLTPENERLLARRDELQAKLDEYHTANPGQPEPAQYRAFLTEIGYVEPEPAVVTVTTDRVDPEIARLAGPQLVVPLLNARFALNAVNARWGSLYDALYGTDAISREGELAPGNTYNAARGAAVIAEGRRLLDAHVALANGSHVDATGYSVVDGALIVTLKDGSQSGLADPGAFAGYRGDAAAPERVLLTHNGLHIDIVVDRTGTNGATDAAGIDDIELESALTTIMDLEDSVAAVDGDDKALGYRNWRGLMDGTLAEQVSKGGETFTRTANPDREYTGPNGEALVLPGRSLLFVRNVGHLMRTPAAHDAAGAEVFEGILDAIMTAVGSLAELRGSAKGRNSRAGSMYIVKPKMHGSAEVAFAAKLFGRVEELLGLPANTLKIGIMDEERRTSANLAACIAAARERVVFINTGFLDRTGDEIHTSMRAGAMLPKGAIREQPWLPTYEARNVAIGVDCGLDGRAQIGKGMWAMPDLMAAMLDQKIGHVRAGASTAWVPSPTAATLHALHYHQQDAFVARRGLPALAADSLETLLTIPLAPAGGLTPEIVATEVENNVQSILGYVVRWIDQGVGCSKVPDIHDVGLMEDRATLRISSQLLANWLLHDVITPEQVDAALERCAEIVDRQNAADGTYEPLVGGTGTAYEAARRLILEGAAQPNGYTEPLLHALRLRKKAELAGA